Proteins co-encoded in one Salarias fasciatus chromosome 4, fSalaFa1.1, whole genome shotgun sequence genomic window:
- the LOC115387641 gene encoding proline-rich protein 15-like protein A, translating into MVDPSESWRKLPFLNRMKSHPKVLYEIPVEFVSNSAAPGSGVVPHTEGGPQDSGLDARLERIVDKTATKGRHVKVSPSGRFKEKKRVRATLADNPEIFTGESSRDQNQRARK; encoded by the coding sequence ATGGTGGATCCATCTGAAAGCTGGCGGAAGCTGCCGTTCCTGAACAGAATGAAGTCCCATCCCAAGGTTCTGTATGAGATCCCGGTTGAGTTTGTGTCcaactctgctgctcctggttctggagTGGTCCCCCACACCGAGGGGGGGCCACAGGACTCTGGGCTGGACGCCCGGCTGGAGAGGATTGTGGACAAAACGGCCACCAAAGGACGCCACGTCAAGGTGTCTCCGTCTGGGAGGttcaaggagaagaagagagttCGAGCCACGCTGGCGGACAACCCAGAGATATTTACTGGAGAGTCCAGCAGGGACCAGAATCAGAGGGCCAGGAAGTGA